The following are from one region of the Vitis riparia cultivar Riparia Gloire de Montpellier isolate 1030 chromosome 14, EGFV_Vit.rip_1.0, whole genome shotgun sequence genome:
- the LOC117930345 gene encoding CASP-like protein 4A3, protein MNMEKQEEEKHTASDSPSVDEPPSPHPHQEHNSLPPPESSPADSPVSYRTSHGFSPKEYKTPPTPPTDMPATSPSPVVVVNRSVRDEPRIVTKVDLGAVDGIASIGVEERGGASARRGKLSLSILRRPKRERAVERAALGFRVCGFLFCLVSFSIMASDKNQGWTLDSFDRYKEFRYCLAVNVIGFVYSGLQGCDLAYHLGTRQHALRQHLRYHLDFFMDQVLTYLLISASSSAATRVEDWQSNWGKDKFPEMARASVWMSFLAFVAFAASSLFSGYFLFTFRPI, encoded by the exons ATGAACATGGAAaagcaagaagaagaaaagcacACCGCCTCCGACAGTCCATCTGTGGATGAACCTCCATCTCCACATCCCCACCAAGAACACAATTCCCTTCCCCCGCCGGAGTCTTCACCGGCCGACTCTCCCGTCTCCTATCGGACCTCTCATGGATTCTCCCCCAAAGAATATAAGACTCCGCCTACCCCGCCGACGGACATGCCTGCGACGTCTCCTTCCCCGGTAGTGGTGGTGAACCGATCGGTACGAGACGAGCCGAGGATAGTAACGAAGGTGGATCTCGGTGCCGTTGACGGCATCGCAAGCATAGGAGTGGAAGAACGCGGCGGTGCTAGTGCTCGGCGAGGGAAGCTGTCGTTGTCGATACTAAGGAGACCGAAGAGGGAAAGGGCAGTGGAGAGAGCTGCTTTAGGGTTTAGAGTTTGtggatttttattttgcttGGTGTCGTTCTCAATTATGGCCTCCGACAAGAACCAAGGCTGGACTCTCGATTCCTTCGATCGCTACAAGGAATTCAG ATACTGTCTGGCAGTGAATGTGATCGGGTTTGTGTACTCAGGCCTGCAAGGATGCGACTTAGCCTACCATTTGGGTACCAGACAGCATGCTCTCCGGCAGCACCTCCGGTATCACTTGGATTTCTTCATGGATCAG GTACTGACTTATCTTCTTATTTCGGCATCATCATCGGCTGCCACCCGGGTTGAGGACTGGCAATCCAACTGGGGCAAAGACAAGTTCCCGGAGATGGCAAGAGCATCTGTATGGATGTCCTTCCTCGCCTTTGTGGCCTTCGCCGCCAGCTCTCTCTTCTCTGGATATTTCCTCTTTACTTTCAGACCCAtctaa